DNA sequence from the Malus domestica chromosome 11, GDT2T_hap1 genome:
GTGTCGAAGTACTTTTACATCCACCACCGATTTCAGACTTGATAATCCAATGATGAGGAGACCGTTAAGAGTAGTAGGGAGCAGGAGCTGTTCCTTGAGCAACGGTGCCCAGATCTCGCCAGCAATTTCAAAATGTTTAAGGGAGACAAGTCCTTGTAATCCCCACTCCACCGAAGGCTTCACTTTGTCGCAACGTCTAACATCAAAATATTGCAGGTTGGGAGGCAAACCCCCTTGTGCAAATGATACAAGATTTGGAAGATTCGAGATATGCAATCGTTCAAGGGCGGTGAGGGTGCGAATTCGTTCGGGGAACGACTTCAAATTCATGCACGTCCAGACCTTCAATTCTCTCAAGTTGGGAGTGGGCAATCCTCCGTCCGGGAAAGACGCCAGATTTGGACAGTTGCAGATTTGGAGTTGATTGAGATGGCTTAGGTTCTGATCAACTCCTTCAATAGAAAAGGATTCCAGATTCTCACAGCCATCAATTTCAAGAGTTGAAAGTTTGGGGAAAACGCCCAACGGGAAGGACCTCACTGAATGAAAACTATCGTATATAAACAAGGACTCAAGTGACGTCAATTCGGCCATCATCTCATGAGATAAGAACTCTAATGACGACACGGTTGGGCAatccctgaaagtcaatcttcgAAGATATTTCATTTTGGGCAGGCACTGTATTGCATCAAAATTAGAAATTCTCAGTGTGGACAAGAACTTCTTCTCTACTCTCTCTATTAATGGTAACAGACCTGGGCATCCACCAATCTCTATTTCCAATGAATTCTGTAAGTAGTCCATGTTAATACTGGCCCATTCATCATGCAGATGCAGATATTCACACCTATACACCCTAAGTGTTTTCAAGCATGGAAGATGATTGGGCAAGTACCCTCTCAGCTTCTTACAGTAACTTATTCTCAGCACCTCGAGACAAGGAAAGTCTGAACATTGACCTTCACTTGGACTCGGTAGCCAATCCTCCCACTCTGGCATCTCCTTAAACTCTAGCATCTTCAGAGACCGAAAGGGCTGAATTACAGAAGCTCCATTAAGATCACCATAGAATTCATCACCAACTTTCGTAACAAAATTCATCCTTTCGATGCGTAGCTCTTTAAGAGTGGGCAGCTGCCCAAAACTTGGCAAGGACAAACAATACTTACAATCACTGATACACATGAACTGTATGTTCGAGAAGGAATTAGAGCTTCCTAACCAATTTGGGAAGCTGAACCCTCCATAGAATCTGATAGTCAGTTTCTCCAAATTTGCAGAAGGTTGGAGCTTGTCAAGCACATCTCTCTCCTTTTGGGAATCATCGGCTTCCTCCACACCCCATGCCAACTCTAAGTCCTTGAGTTCTTTCTTATCCTTCAAATTGGCTTCCAATGCATCCACAACATGAACTCCATTGTGCAGCTTTGAAATACAAAGTCTTCCTTGAAGATGCTGCAACTCCCTTAATTCTCCAATGCTAGACCCGGTAGATTTCCCCACAACGAAATCAGTTAATGTTCTCAAACTTTTTAGTCTTCCAATTTCCACTGGCATCACTTGTATTTTTGTTCCCCAGACATCGAGGTAATGCAAACTACTCAATTCCCTCATATCTGCTGGTAATTTAGTAAGGGAGCTGCAACCTGCCAACGTTAACTTCCGTAAATTTATCAATTTTGTCATGTCTGCTGGCAGTTCAATGAGAGCATGACAATATGACAACAGCAACGTCTGCAAATTGTAGAGAGTGCAAACTGCACCAGGTAAGCTTACAATTGCCGTCCCGGAGAGATCCAGGTAGCGCAGGTGAATGAGACTGCCCACAGAATCAGGTACTTCAGAAAAATTTCCATAATGTGACAATGATAAAACCCGTAAACGTTTCAGGGATGGCAACAAATCATGTAGAAACTTTTTACTTATGTGGAAGAACGAGCCATATAATGAGATAGGTAGGAAGGTCCGCAGACACTTAGCCCCATTTAATGGCTCAAATTTTTTAGCAGCATCAATTTCTCCCCTATCATATGACAAATGACGAAGTCTTTCAACTTCTTGTGATTCCCTCTCTTCCAACCTGAGAAAAAATCCCCTAGACATGAACTGACCCAAGTCGTTAAGAAGATCATGCATTGTGAAACCATCCTCCCCTGATTTTTGAAGTAGCGATCGTGATACCAGCTCATCGAAGTAACTTCTAGCCGTCTCTTCCATTCTTTGCCCGTTAAAACCTTGTGGAATTAAACCTTCTGCCATCCAAAGTAGAACCATATCTTCCTTCTTGAACTCATAGTCTTTTGGAAAAATTGAACAATAAACAAAACATCGTTTCAACGGAGCAGGGAGATAATGATAGCTCAACCCTAGGGCTGGAAGGATATCACTTTTATCATAAGGTAGCTCCCAAAGACTACTACTTAATAATTTATTCCATTCCTCGAAGTCTCTCTGGCCACGTAATAGACCCCCGAGTGTTTCTGCCGCTAAAGGCAAACCATTGCACTTGCGTGCAATTTTCTTGCCAATATCTTCCAAAGTTGGATGTGCATTGTGGTTTTCGTTTCCAAACGCATGTTTTGAAAGTAACATCCAACAATCTTCATGCGACAAAGGCTTCAAGTGTTGAATGGGGACATTTTTCATGAGAGATGCGACATTTTCACTTCGTGTTGTTACGATGACTTTACTTCCGCTTGCCCCGGAAGTAAAAGGAGTTTGGAGGCACTTCCAATCAATATATTTCTCATTCCAAAGATCATCCAACACAAATAAGAATTTCTTTCCCTTCAGTTGTTCTCTAAGTTCAACTTGAAGCATATTCAAATCTGTCATCTTACAAGGTTCTGAAGTGACCGACTCGAGAAGAGTTTTAGTCACCCTAATAGCATCATAATCTTCTGAAACACATGTCCAAGATCTAAGGGTAAAGTGCTCTTTCACCTTATCATCATTGTAAAGGGCTCGAGCAAGGGTCGTCTTGCCAACCCCGCCCATACCAACAATGGTGATGATAGATACATCATCCTCGCTTGCATCATCAGAGAACAAGACTTTTGATAAATTTTCTTTATCTCCGTCTCTTCCATATACACAAGGTTCATGAATCAAGCAAGTTGTTGGAGTTCTATGTGAACCCTTCCTCGCAACATCTCCCGTCAGACCAAGGGCAACCTTCTGTTGCACAAAGCCATCCAGCCTTTGTAATAACCCTTCTATCTCAACATTCATGCTTCGATAAAAATTACTACGAGAAGGAGAGATGAGGTTCCACACCTTGTTGGTTAATTTGTCGGTTTGACCTTCACCTTCCACCTTGCATCGCAAAGCTTCAGTGTCGATCTCATCCAGCAAGTCCTCCGCATCCAAGACAGCATGTTTGACCTCGTCGAGCCATTTTCTCACAGTAAGGTTTGAAATTTGCTTCTCTTCCGCATCATCGAGGACTGCAGAAAGGGTGAGCAGCGTCATATTCAGTTTCAGGAGAAGCCGTTCATCCAGCTTCTTCTGCCGGAACAAGTCACGGAAGTCGGTTGAAACAATTCTGTCACACAACACCTGGATGGAAGCGGAGAGAAAAGCCTCTCCAATCAAAGCAGCAGCCATTTTTTCTCTTGGTTGCTTAGTTTGCTAGTAGCTCGATGGAGAAGAAAGGCTTTTGAGATTGTAATTATTGATGCATCCCAATTCGTAAAGAACATGTGATTGGTCAGTTGACCAAAAAAGAACCTGTGATTCGTCTGTTGACCATAAAAGAACTTGTGGTCTGTAAGACTGTAATTAGTCTTTTGGTTCAAAAGTTGTCCCGTGGATCCAGATCTGGATCTTTTTATTGGTAGCCTACAACATCGTGGCCGTTGATTCAAAGTGGATGCAAATCGTGCGgccattaaatttttaatttacacaTACAGCGAGGCGTTGCTTAATGGTTTCCAGCTGGTGCTTCTCGTGAAAAACGACGCGCTCTTTTCTGGGAGAGTGGCACTGTAGCATCACATGACAATGCCAAATGATGGTACAGAACATGTGAAATTGTGAGATAATAAAAAGATAAGATAAATGTTTGGGggatttttttaaaattgaaacttttctatctttttttgtcattttataatttaatattaattttcatgtttttataAATTGTTAATGAAATTGATCCATTATATCAAGatgattttttaaattgaaaatcgattaaTGTAATATTTGAAAATGATTGTCGTTAATTAATATAGTCATTCCATTataattctgttaaaaattatgttataTACTGATTTGTTACATAAATAGGTctcacaaatttaatttaataatgctatataatttaaattttgaaattaaaaagttataataaaaaataacctTTTAAggtcaaaattaaaattaaaaaaaaaatctcccgTCATCTTCGTCAAGATGGCTTGGAAGATGGCTTGGCTGCCATGGCAGCCCCTATCCGGGTGGCTCGATTTTTGGCACTCGATCCATTCAAACATAATCGGTGcaatttattcaaacttggatgaagatgtttttttccatcttgaagaacaactctcgtgATTTTGGGTATTCGGTGGAATGATGCATTCGTAGAACTCATAGTATTTTTTGGACAtacgagtccaaacaccttcacatGTTTGAGAACTCaccctcacactatcttctgaGACCCACCTATAAGCCCAACAAAGAGCTTATCTTCCTTTCGAGTCCATGCCCTACCTTTCAATGCAGATccggccatttgaaaattattgaaaaaaattgaagcaaaGATTGTTGAAAGAGGTAAGAAATGATGTAGGAGAGAAATGGTGTAAGATGGTATAGGATTGTGAAAATAATGTGAGAAGTGATGAAggaatgacttaggtatttataggaaaaaaaaataggatttttttaatattattttttttaaatttgtccggaaaaaaaataattcaaacccAACGGTCAACTGAtatcagctagccgttggattcaaatgTTTGGCCCGGTTCGAGGTTGGCTGGCTGGCTAGCTGGGTTGGGCTAGCTGGTTGGCCCATTTCTCTTTTTTTGGCCCAATGGGACCCACGAGCCCTttagcctagccctcggttggagatgattttcgtgtcatttcaagctattttcggCCCTATGGTCCTCTAGCCGgatcagttggagatggcctaagagaCTTATAGAAAGATTAGGGAGGTGGGGATGGGTGAGAAGGGGAGGGTGGTGGATGGTGATGGTTTGAGTGGACTTGGTGTGGTTTGGGTGAACTTTGGTTGAGGCTGGTACATTATGGTGGAGACTCAGTCTGGGCTCGAGTAGGCAAGTGTAGAGTGGACTTAGCGTGATTTACTGACACCATCATTTTACGAATTTCAAATGAAATATTGACAACAAACCGCTCAAACATTTTCAAATCAAATATTGACGACAAACCGATAAAAAATTAACCACGTATCTAGAGAGGTTCTTAGAAAGACTTTGAGGACAAAATGCAGCATCAACTAAGacacaaaaaaatgataaatgatgGAATCATAGGGACGAGGTTTAGAAGCCTTAGGTGTTGACTCAATTCCGGAACATATTCTCAAATCCTAACACATCCcacaaaaaattaaacacaaagaCAAAGTCTTACGCACAACGCATGTTgatttcaagttttcaaccgTCGACGTCGTATACCGAATCAAGGGGAGAAGAGGTCAGAGAGTTTGTAACATTCTAATGCGTAAATTATTCTAAAAGAAAGGAATTAATCAACATCTTGAACTAAGTCAAGTTCTACAAAGAATTAAAGAATAGGGCTGCAACAATTATACAAGTCAATGACTAAGCTCGATCTACCTTCTATGGGCGTTAAAAAACTTGCAGCTACGATGTGTTAAATAATTTAGCATAGATATGGCTACTACGAAGTCCAAACACGTTGATCTTTCTGATGTACCACCTCTCGTTAAGCCGAAAATCATAAGTAAGGTCTCAATTGGACTACCATCACGCTAATGTCGTCCCAAGAGCCGCGTGATTTGGATAGTTCTATTAGCTTTTTGCAAGCCACCAAAGGTTGCCCGTCAGCGCCTAAGCATGAAGGACGAACAACATCCACTGCTTCTTGGTTGCTAACCTGAAACCAAAGAAATAAATCCAATTTAGTTGATGGGGACTAATTTGATCCAAATAGTATGTATGGAACTCGATTGATTCAAAAGCAAAATCATGACAAGGGGATTAATATACCTTATCCCATAATCCATCTGAGGCCATGATTATGAACTCGTGTTCGGGTTTGATTCTGAGTACTTTGGTCTCTGGGTCTGGAATTACATATTGTTTAAGGTGCCTATCTCCGATTCCTCTGGATACAGCTAGAGACCCCTGAATTCTCCAAACACCACGGCATAAATCGACATATCCACCCTACAAAAGCAAATTCACCGTAACTATCAATCCCAATTCGAATAAGGTTTTATCTGAAGTAACCATAATGTATAACAATTTGGTAGAGAAAAACTCAAATGCTAACCAAGTTCTCAATTCTGGCTTTCTCGTCTTCCCTTGATGGCCGATGATCAGATGTGAGGGCCTCAGCAGCACCTCCACTGCTCAAGACAGCACGACAATCGCCAGCATTGGACACAACCAAGTTACCGTTCCTGATCAAAGCCGTCAAAGAGCATGATCCACCACGAAAATCCTCTTTAAGAAACTCAGAGTCCGTATTCAGATAACCATGCTTAATTGcctcctcaatttcatcatcacCCCTCCTCGCAACTTCATCTAAAATGTTCTTTGACAAGTTCTCTGCTGCAAACTCGGCAGCTTTTACACCTCCATGCCCATCAAATATACCAAAAATCGCCTGCAGAAATAAGGTTTCAGCATTTCAAATTCCAATTATCAAACCGCTAATTCGACTAACTACAATCAGTAGAGTCGTAAAACATGAAGCACCATTCTGCTTTAACAGATCAAAATATTCTATATATTCCCCAAATTCCTAACATAGAATTCAAATTCCACCATTTCAGAAAAGGGTTTAAAattctccatcatttcagatgaTAGAACAACTAAtaacatagaattttaattaaaaattaaaaattaaaaattaaactaaatttgttATAGTTTATATGAAAACCCCAACCTGATTTCTCACAATTCTGCACAAAGCTTTCAAATTTCCCAAAATTATACATAAAGCATTCGAATTTCTCAAAATTCAGCTCaataactaaaacaaattaatcccaattaaaaaaattaagaaaaaaagagagcAACTTTAGAATTACCTGTTTGGAATCACCTTCAAGATTAAGACTAGCTGAGTAGCGATCCTCCAAagcctctctcctccctctcttgCAACACACGTGGTAGTACCCTTCTCTATCTTCCTCCATCACATCTCTCCAACCGGCCGTCGTCGGCGTCGGCGGAGCAGTCCCAAATCCCGAGGATACCACCGGAATACAAAGCTTCGCCGGCCTCTTCCTCTTCAGCTGCGTCACTGGAGACCCCGGACCCGAACACGACAACCCGCTCGGCGGATTCGGGATCCGAATCCGAAACGGCGACGACGGAGACGAACACGAAGCCAATCCTGACGGCGATAAGGCCGACGGCGGCGGAGGTAAAGTTAGGGTTTCTGGGGCCGGAGAGATCATGGAGGATTTGTTGCAGAACAGAGACGACGGCGGAGAAAACATCGGCGAGTTAGCAACTGCGACGGAGCACGACATGTTTACCCTTTTCGGTTTTATTTTTCCGATACCAAAGCCAGTTtgtgcttcttttttttcttccttttccgaTTTTTCTGCGTTTGTTTGGATTTAAAATTTTCGTTGAAGAgaattttgaatatataaagGTGGCTCCTCGGGGTGGGGTCCACGCATTATTCCGTGTTTGTGGGGCCCCTAATGGGCTGTTTTTAAACAGTGTTTTGACCAGTTATATGGGGCACTAGTTCTAGAATGTCGATTTTGCCCCTCTTTGGATTTGCTTTGACTTCGGTCGTTGCTTGAGATTAAAGTTTTGGTTATTCAACAATTTCATCTTATTTTAAGAGGTGTGTTagccacacaccccaaattacttctcacataccttgttaatttctattcgttgatctttttcaattcatctgatccgatggccgaaaattagaagggtgtgtgagaaataaaatggagtgtgtggaaagtaaaatggggtatGTGGATATTACATCCTTATTTTAATTGGAATTTCCTTTGTTCCATTTTGGACAAACATGCATTTTATGGAGTTTTGGTGGACGTCTACGAACTCCTTGTAAATATTAAGTGAATTCTCTATGCTATTTCGCGAGAAGACTGAATTTGTTAAAGCTTAAAAGTTATTATTAATCATGTTCAACGTTTGTTAACATGTTATCTTAGTCATGGTTATTAACTTATCTAGAATtatttaagtttctttttaatAGGTAACCCAATCACTCATTAAATCATGGTATTGGAGTCTGGTTAATCAtgctttcctctttctttgttttctctagaatttatacatatatgtaaaaCCAATGAATTAGCACTATAATCAGTATACACATTTTCTTCATCATCTTTTACTCTGGCGGGGGAGTGCATGATTAATGTTTTGTAGATCTGATAATAGTTGGTTAGCTCCATTCCGTGAATTACAATACATTGGGAACAATTCAGGCTCCAAGTTCGTTCCATTGATCGTTCTATCTTTCTTTCGGTGACA
Encoded proteins:
- the LOC139187494 gene encoding putative disease resistance RPP13-like protein 1, with translation MAAALIGEAFLSASIQVLCDRIVSTDFRDLFRQKKLDERLLLKLNMTLLTLSAVLDDAEEKQISNLTVRKWLDEVKHAVLDAEDLLDEIDTEALRCKVEGEGQTDKLTNKVWNLISPSRSNFYRSMNVEIEGLLQRLDGFVQQKVALGLTGDVARKGSHRTPTTCLIHEPCVYGRDGDKENLSKVLFSDDASEDDVSIITIVGMGGVGKTTLARALYNDDKVKEHFTLRSWTCVSEDYDAIRVTKTLLESVTSEPCKMTDLNMLQVELREQLKGKKFLFVLDDLWNEKYIDWKCLQTPFTSGASGSKVIVTTRSENVASLMKNVPIQHLKPLSHEDCWMLLSKHAFGNENHNAHPTLEDIGKKIARKCNGLPLAAETLGGLLRGQRDFEEWNKLLSSSLWELPYDKSDILPALGLSYHYLPAPLKRCFVYCSIFPKDYEFKKEDMVLLWMAEGLIPQGFNGQRMEETARSYFDELVSRSLLQKSGEDGFTMHDLLNDLGQFMSRGFFLRLEERESQEVERLRHLSYDRGEIDAAKKFEPLNGAKCLRTFLPISLYGSFFHISKKFLHDLLPSLKRLRVLSLSHYGNFSEVPDSVGSLIHLRYLDLSGTAIVSLPGAVCTLYNLQTLLLSYCHALIELPADMTKLINLRKLTLAGCSSLTKLPADMRELSSLHYLDVWGTKIQVMPVEIGRLKSLRTLTDFVVGKSTGSSIGELRELQHLQGRLCISKLHNGVHVVDALEANLKDKKELKDLELAWGVEEADDSQKERDVLDKLQPSANLEKLTIRFYGGFSFPNWLGSSNSFSNIQFMCISDCKYCLSLPSFGQLPTLKELRIERMNFVTKVGDEFYGDLNGASVIQPFRSLKMLEFKEMPEWEDWLPSPSEGQCSDFPCLEVLRISYCKKLRGYLPNHLPCLKTLRVYRCEYLHLHDEWASINMDYLQNSLEIEIGGCPGLLPLIERVEKKFLSTLRISNFDAIQCLPKMKYLRRLTFRDCPTVSSLEFLSHEMMAELTSLESLFIYDSFHSVRSFPLGVFPKLSTLEIDGCENLESFSIEGVDQNLSHLNQLQICNCPNLASFPDGGLPTPNLRELKVWTCMNLKSFPERIRTLTALERLHISNLPNLVSFAQGGLPPNLQYFDVRRCDKVKPSVEWGLQGLVSLKHFEIAGEIWAPLLKEQLLLPTTLNGLLIIGLSSLKSVVDVKVLRHFASLHWLSIEDCPSLEFLPREGLQHLTSLQFLNISRCPSLEFLPTEGLLHLTSLQKLRISDCPKLQFLPENGLPPSLSCLEIYSCSALEKRYEDKTGEDWAKISHIPCIRINDEVII
- the LOC114819458 gene encoding probable protein phosphatase 2C 25 gives rise to the protein MSCSVAVANSPMFSPPSSLFCNKSSMISPAPETLTLPPPPSALSPSGLASCSSPSSPFRIRIPNPPSGLSCSGPGSPVTQLKRKRPAKLCIPVVSSGFGTAPPTPTTAGWRDVMEEDREGYYHVCCKRGRREALEDRYSASLNLEGDSKQAIFGIFDGHGGVKAAEFAAENLSKNILDEVARRGDDEIEEAIKHGYLNTDSEFLKEDFRGGSCSLTALIRNGNLVVSNAGDCRAVLSSGGAAEALTSDHRPSREDEKARIENLGGYVDLCRGVWRIQGSLAVSRGIGDRHLKQYVIPDPETKVLRIKPEHEFIIMASDGLWDKVSNQEAVDVVRPSCLGADGQPLVACKKLIELSKSRGSWDDISVMVVQLRPYL